Proteins from one Candidatus Aminicenantes bacterium genomic window:
- a CDS encoding methionine sulfoxide reductase (this fusion consists of methionine sulfoxide B reductase at the N-terminus and A at the C-terminus; A and B are stereospecific enzymes that recognize the damaged produces of oxidative stress, S and R epimers of methionine sulfoxide, respectively; a fusion protein of these enzymes with thioredoxin provides protection against oxidative stress in Neisseria gonorrhoeae), whose protein sequence is MDFVPAKRVQRAVFAAGCFWGVEYYFQKIPGVLET, encoded by the coding sequence ATGGATTTCGTTCCGGCAAAACGGGTACAGCGGGCGGTGTTTGCCGCCGGCTGTTTCTGGGGAGTAGAGTACTATTTCCAGAAGATTCCCGGGGTGCTCGAGACCA